In Paenibacillus sp. BIC5C1, a genomic segment contains:
- a CDS encoding glycosyl hydrolase, whose translation MSKYTAASTYSWRDALENYRKLAEEAGPAPSDGWNQARKLALVESVVRAYTPYQDSSGAIIDPFSEAERYYSTPAYAMAASVLVQAGHMDLLASAASALSHSIDVVVKGRAPDHHPDFFPVLMMRAYILLKPHMPEQAKIWAEALKKIQPEQDYVFTMSKMNNPNRMINWNAIMISGEYLRLREQLASEGTDWMDRYLNRYHLPRFTPLGLYQDGPLDHPNCPFSYDIATRYHLDVMLEAGYDGACAGELKKHLRHGAFSTLLTLSPLGEIPPRGRSSQHQWNEAAAAYVCSVHAAQALQAGDRVMAGAFARAANRCFEAVERWKMEDGRLKIVRNEYAPEARHGYEIYTNHTGYNLWTAAALAHACLSAPAEDVTEIYLPSEIGNRVLQADGWFETIIASVPGQQMILHTAMNDPYTVPGLVRIQQAGLPGLIGPSAAGHVQSGFTEFAEGEVGPLSYCPAWKTADGNWHSLAGGIPSGAEYDRDAGINPGDGGGSILLETVDREVRNDSASLGGDDGKHQDQGNAFTVTWLGPLTGLDSLQTHYVQQADLLTVTYEFDGELEAVGALIPLMFSDGREQADITHSKQAVRSEYREAYVESNVLDEGATIHLKEQPVASRNGLLKEARMEVSEGRSITFTIRLGMN comes from the coding sequence GTGAGTAAGTATACAGCCGCATCAACGTATTCATGGAGAGATGCACTCGAGAATTACCGTAAACTGGCTGAAGAGGCGGGGCCTGCCCCGTCAGATGGTTGGAATCAGGCTCGCAAATTGGCCCTTGTGGAGAGTGTTGTTCGGGCTTATACACCATACCAGGACAGTAGTGGCGCCATTATTGATCCGTTCTCGGAGGCGGAGCGATACTATTCCACACCAGCATATGCAATGGCTGCATCGGTTCTTGTTCAGGCGGGACATATGGACCTGCTTGCTTCGGCCGCATCGGCCCTGTCACACAGCATTGATGTTGTCGTGAAGGGGCGTGCACCGGATCATCATCCTGACTTTTTCCCTGTGTTGATGATGAGAGCTTACATACTGTTGAAGCCGCATATGCCTGAGCAAGCAAAGATATGGGCAGAGGCTCTTAAGAAGATACAGCCTGAACAAGATTATGTTTTTACAATGAGCAAAATGAACAATCCCAATCGTATGATCAACTGGAACGCCATCATGATCTCTGGAGAATATCTGCGCTTGAGGGAACAGCTTGCCAGTGAGGGTACGGATTGGATGGACCGTTATCTGAATCGGTATCATCTGCCACGCTTCACACCGCTTGGACTATATCAGGACGGTCCGCTGGATCATCCAAATTGTCCATTTTCCTATGATATTGCGACCCGCTATCATCTGGATGTCATGCTAGAAGCGGGATATGACGGGGCCTGCGCTGGTGAGTTGAAGAAACATTTACGTCATGGTGCATTCAGTACGCTGCTTACACTGTCACCGCTGGGGGAGATTCCTCCGCGTGGACGCAGCTCCCAACATCAATGGAATGAAGCGGCTGCAGCCTACGTATGTTCTGTCCATGCAGCACAGGCCTTACAGGCTGGAGATCGGGTGATGGCTGGCGCGTTCGCTCGTGCGGCCAATCGGTGTTTCGAAGCGGTGGAGCGCTGGAAGATGGAAGATGGGCGTCTGAAAATAGTTCGCAACGAATATGCACCTGAGGCACGTCATGGCTACGAAATCTATACGAATCATACGGGTTATAATCTGTGGACGGCAGCAGCGCTGGCCCATGCCTGCCTTAGCGCTCCTGCTGAAGATGTAACGGAAATATACCTTCCTTCCGAGATAGGCAACCGGGTGTTGCAGGCCGACGGATGGTTTGAAACGATCATTGCCTCGGTACCAGGTCAACAAATGATTCTGCATACGGCCATGAATGATCCATACACGGTTCCCGGTCTTGTGCGGATACAACAGGCGGGATTGCCAGGGCTGATCGGTCCTTCCGCTGCTGGACATGTGCAATCCGGATTCACGGAGTTTGCGGAAGGGGAAGTGGGTCCGCTGAGCTATTGTCCTGCCTGGAAGACGGCAGACGGGAACTGGCACAGTCTTGCCGGGGGCATTCCGTCAGGTGCTGAATATGACCGGGATGCCGGGATTAATCCTGGCGATGGCGGAGGTTCGATTTTGCTTGAGACGGTAGATCGAGAGGTCCGGAATGATTCAGCTTCTCTGGGGGGAGACGACGGGAAGCATCAGGATCAGGGCAATGCATTTACAGTGACATGGCTTGGCCCACTAACCGGGCTCGATTCATTGCAAACCCATTATGTACAGCAGGCGGATTTACTTACTGTAACATATGAATTCGACGGTGAGCTCGAGGCTGTCGGGGCACTCATTCCATTGATGTTCAGTGACGGCCGCGAGCAGGCTGACATCACGCATTCCAAGCAGGCTGTGCGCAGCGAGTACCGGGAAGCTTATGTAGAATCCAATGTGTTGGATGAAGGAGCCACTATTCATCTCAAGGAACAGCCTGTGGCATCCCGCAACGGATTGCTGAAGGAAGCGCGGATGGAAGTGAGCGAGGGGCGAAGTATCACGTTTACGATCAGATTGGGTATGAATTAG
- a CDS encoding glycoside hydrolase family 88 protein, producing the protein MNTSTSVKWLEEAWRQGAAKTIRNAQRIKDTFPHTAPQGIYDRNDPEWWTAGFWPGLLWLVYGESPENEAVAPLSRIAESCERQLEGCLSDPESVDHDLGFIWLLSGVANYRQTGSADGRRRGILAANLLAARFNVRGEFIRAWNFSSSTMDTRGVAIIDSMMNLPLLYWASEQSGDPRFRCLAEAHADTVAREFIRADGSICHVVEFDPLTGQKLQEHGGQGHAPGSAWARGTAWALHGFALSFRYTGEARYLETAERAADFFLAMLGEEIVPVWDFRAPAEHQVAWDSSASAIAASGLLELAKLSPRGEEYAAAAERILRGLHENYSSGETAAEEGLIMQGTVHYPEGRGLNVPIIYGDYFYMEALAKLSGRPGLF; encoded by the coding sequence ATGAATACATCAACATCAGTGAAATGGCTGGAGGAAGCATGGCGGCAAGGAGCAGCCAAAACGATTCGCAACGCGCAGCGCATCAAGGATACATTTCCGCACACTGCGCCGCAGGGCATATATGACCGAAATGATCCCGAATGGTGGACCGCCGGCTTCTGGCCGGGGCTGTTATGGCTTGTCTATGGCGAGTCGCCGGAAAACGAAGCTGTCGCTCCGTTATCCCGCATTGCCGAAAGTTGTGAACGGCAATTGGAAGGTTGTCTGAGTGATCCCGAATCGGTGGATCACGATCTCGGGTTCATCTGGCTGCTTAGTGGCGTAGCCAACTACCGCCAGACCGGCAGCGCAGATGGTCGGCGGCGGGGAATACTCGCCGCCAATCTGCTCGCTGCCCGTTTTAACGTGCGCGGTGAATTCATCCGCGCCTGGAACTTCAGCTCGTCAACCATGGATACGCGCGGCGTAGCCATCATTGACAGCATGATGAACCTGCCGCTGCTCTACTGGGCATCCGAGCAGAGCGGCGACCCGCGCTTCCGCTGCCTGGCGGAAGCGCATGCGGACACCGTGGCGCGCGAATTCATCCGCGCTGACGGGTCCATCTGCCACGTGGTGGAGTTCGATCCACTCACGGGGCAGAAGCTGCAGGAGCATGGCGGGCAGGGCCATGCGCCAGGTTCAGCCTGGGCGCGGGGTACCGCCTGGGCGTTGCACGGGTTTGCGCTGTCTTTCCGGTATACGGGCGAAGCCCGCTATCTGGAGACAGCGGAGCGGGCGGCTGATTTCTTCCTCGCCATGCTTGGCGAAGAAATCGTGCCGGTGTGGGATTTCCGCGCACCTGCCGAGCATCAGGTGGCGTGGGACTCGTCCGCTTCGGCGATTGCCGCAAGCGGACTGTTGGAGCTGGCGAAGCTGTCGCCGCGCGGCGAAGAATATGCAGCCGCGGCAGAACGTATCCTTCGCGGGCTGCATGAGAACTACAGCTCTGGTGAGACGGCCGCGGAAGAAGGTCTAATCATGCAGGGCACGGTGCATTATCCAGAGGGTCGCGGCTTGAATGTGCCGATTATATACGGCGATTATTTCTATATGGAGGCGCTGGCGAAGCTGAGTGGCCGCCCGGGTTTATTTTAG
- a CDS encoding Ig-like domain-containing protein, with product MMLKPRLTKYMVMMLVLVLSISNVGLAAAADKELSKIVVSKNELSLEVGDSSSVTVTGVYTDNTSANVTISSSWSSSDTSIATVYNGAITAKKEGTATITTSYLSQSQTVQVNVTKKVKALSKNVQSLDLRTGDSKDIILTATYSDNTTNADASKVAEWSSDDEKVATVVNGKVTGQSAGTAVITGKVGSQSVTVDVNVEVVKRVDVDKKQVNLLLNKSETVKLTATYPDGTTKDVTDLAEWTSSNEKVADALKGEITGYSAGSAKITAKYGTKSVSVDVDVDLTSKLSVEKQSIFFRLSESNKTANVVLTASYPNSADVNVTDQATWTSSNEKVATVFKGQVTAIGAGSTTIKATYSGKTVEITVDVDTARYLDIAGVEDKLAMSVTGDNKTKKLVANAEYIDASTEDVTSKATWTSSNADVVYVSGGELIAYKSGTATITAAYGGKTVKFTVNVDVPDKYEMDKKKGSVAVGGTLSVKVLAVYGDTSKDVSEDADWSSSSEKLAEVDSKGVVTGIATGKVTITAKIEGKTLTLPVEVGMASGLEADVNFVVLSSKETQQIVLTATDEDGLTKDVSSDATWKSSNSRVADVKKGVITANSSGKANITAEYGSNKVTIQVEVDVISRIEASEPALSLKTGDSADLTVTAYLSDGSERDVTDKAEWKTNSYKVAQVTKGKVKATGSGKAKITAKYGSKTVTIAVDVDTLKYLQTDKVTLTMKPGDKATLVATATYADGSEANVSKPALWKSSRIATASVKDGIIQANGKGKATITVTYAGVKTKVTIVVEAK from the coding sequence ATGATGTTAAAGCCAAGATTGACCAAGTACATGGTGATGATGCTGGTATTGGTGCTGAGTATTTCCAACGTAGGCTTGGCCGCTGCGGCAGATAAAGAACTGTCCAAAATTGTAGTTTCCAAAAATGAGCTGTCGCTCGAAGTGGGTGATTCCAGTTCGGTTACGGTGACAGGAGTATATACCGATAATACATCGGCTAACGTAACCATCAGTTCTTCCTGGAGTAGCAGTGATACTTCGATAGCGACTGTATATAATGGTGCCATTACTGCCAAAAAGGAAGGTACGGCAACCATTACAACTTCGTATCTGTCTCAGAGTCAAACGGTTCAGGTGAATGTGACCAAAAAGGTCAAAGCCCTTTCCAAAAACGTGCAGTCGCTGGACTTGCGCACAGGGGATAGCAAAGACATTATTTTGACAGCAACTTACAGTGATAATACGACGAATGCAGATGCATCCAAAGTAGCTGAGTGGTCATCCGATGACGAGAAAGTGGCAACGGTTGTGAATGGTAAAGTTACTGGACAAAGCGCCGGTACAGCTGTCATCACAGGTAAAGTCGGCAGTCAAAGTGTGACTGTGGATGTTAACGTTGAGGTTGTTAAACGTGTGGATGTGGACAAGAAGCAGGTCAATCTGCTCTTGAACAAAAGCGAAACTGTAAAATTGACAGCCACCTATCCAGATGGCACAACCAAAGATGTAACGGATCTGGCAGAGTGGACGTCAAGTAATGAAAAAGTAGCAGATGCATTAAAAGGTGAAATTACAGGATACTCCGCAGGTTCTGCTAAGATCACTGCCAAATACGGAACGAAGTCCGTATCGGTAGATGTGGATGTTGATCTGACAAGCAAACTGAGTGTGGAGAAACAGAGCATTTTCTTCCGTTTGAGTGAATCCAATAAAACAGCAAATGTAGTATTGACTGCTTCTTACCCGAACAGTGCTGATGTAAATGTAACGGATCAAGCAACATGGACATCCAGCAACGAGAAGGTAGCGACGGTATTCAAGGGACAAGTCACAGCGATTGGCGCGGGTTCTACGACAATCAAAGCAACGTATAGCGGCAAAACAGTGGAAATCACGGTTGACGTTGATACGGCAAGATATCTGGATATTGCGGGTGTCGAAGATAAACTGGCTATGAGTGTTACAGGTGATAACAAAACCAAGAAATTGGTAGCCAATGCGGAATATATTGATGCAAGTACAGAAGACGTAACATCCAAAGCAACTTGGACATCCAGCAATGCGGATGTTGTATATGTATCTGGCGGCGAGCTGATCGCCTATAAATCGGGAACAGCAACCATCACTGCGGCATACGGCGGCAAAACCGTTAAATTCACAGTGAATGTAGATGTTCCGGACAAGTATGAAATGGACAAGAAAAAAGGTTCTGTAGCCGTTGGTGGTACATTATCTGTGAAAGTATTGGCCGTATACGGTGATACATCCAAAGATGTGTCCGAAGATGCGGATTGGAGCAGCAGCAGTGAGAAACTCGCTGAAGTGGACAGCAAAGGTGTCGTGACGGGTATTGCAACAGGTAAAGTGACCATCACAGCCAAAATTGAAGGTAAAACGTTAACTCTGCCTGTTGAAGTAGGCATGGCTAGTGGGCTGGAGGCAGATGTGAACTTTGTGGTGTTGTCCTCCAAGGAAACACAACAAATCGTACTCACAGCTACGGATGAAGATGGCTTGACCAAGGATGTTTCATCCGATGCAACATGGAAATCAAGCAACTCCCGCGTAGCCGATGTGAAAAAAGGGGTTATCACTGCCAACAGCAGCGGTAAAGCCAATATCACGGCTGAATATGGTTCCAACAAAGTGACCATTCAGGTTGAAGTGGACGTTATTTCACGCATTGAAGCATCCGAACCGGCTCTTTCCCTGAAAACTGGTGATTCCGCTGATCTTACGGTTACTGCATATCTGAGCGATGGCAGTGAGCGTGATGTCACGGACAAAGCAGAATGGAAAACCAACAGCTACAAAGTAGCTCAGGTAACCAAAGGTAAAGTAAAAGCGACAGGTTCAGGTAAAGCAAAAATTACAGCGAAGTACGGCAGCAAGACGGTAACCATTGCAGTCGATGTAGATACACTGAAATATTTGCAAACCGATAAAGTAACCCTGACCATGAAGCCTGGTGACAAAGCAACCCTGGTTGCTACAGCAACGTATGCCGATGGCAGCGAAGCGAACGTATCCAAGCCGGCACTGTGGAAATCTTCCCGTATTGCGACAGCATCGGTGAAAGATGGCATCATTCAGGCCAATGGTAAGGGTAAAGCAACCATTACCGTGACTTATGCAGGTGTGAAAACCAAAGTGACTATAGTCGTTGAAGCGAAATAA
- a CDS encoding chromate transporter, whose amino-acid sequence MLQTWWELFWGFFVANILGYGGGPASIPLMQEEVVNHYKWMTTEQFGDVLAIGNALPGPIATKIAAFVGYQVAGWFGAFIASFATVVPSAVALILLLRLLNKHRNSPKVKGMTLLVQPVIAVLMILLTWEFGQVSTNSIGIWQTLIIAGISLWVMTKTKLHPAILIVIAFAYGALVLSHTM is encoded by the coding sequence ATGCTTCAGACATGGTGGGAATTGTTTTGGGGATTTTTTGTAGCCAATATCTTGGGATACGGAGGCGGCCCTGCCTCCATTCCATTAATGCAGGAGGAAGTCGTCAACCACTACAAGTGGATGACCACCGAGCAATTCGGTGATGTACTCGCCATCGGCAATGCACTTCCCGGTCCAATCGCGACCAAAATTGCCGCATTTGTCGGTTATCAGGTAGCTGGCTGGTTTGGCGCTTTCATCGCCAGTTTTGCCACCGTTGTACCTTCCGCTGTTGCGTTAATTCTGCTGCTTCGTTTACTGAACAAGCATCGTAATTCTCCAAAGGTGAAAGGGATGACCTTGCTCGTACAACCGGTTATTGCTGTACTTATGATCTTGCTTACATGGGAATTCGGTCAGGTATCCACCAATTCCATCGGCATTTGGCAGACACTGATCATTGCAGGGATCTCGCTTTGGGTCATGACCAAGACCAAACTGCATCCAGCCATCCTCATCGTCATTGCTTTTGCATACGGAGCGCTGGTTTTGTCTCATACGATGTAA
- a CDS encoding chromate transporter encodes MSWKDYNGLVIGMVRTGILGYGGGPSVIPLIRYEAVTRYKWVSDDEFGEILAIANALPGPIATKMAAYLGYKTKGVLGAIVSVLAHILPTSIAIIALLGSMYALRESKIVAGMVAAVRPVIFVMLGMMAYEFAKKAWKGLGTTFAALFGVLAFVLLQLLDIHPGIVIAVFLGYGVFHLDVVQRFKSKRNSDKGVS; translated from the coding sequence ATGAGTTGGAAAGATTACAACGGTCTCGTCATTGGGATGGTACGAACCGGAATTTTGGGATATGGCGGTGGCCCCTCGGTTATTCCGCTGATCCGTTATGAAGCCGTTACCCGCTATAAGTGGGTGAGCGATGATGAGTTTGGCGAGATTTTGGCCATTGCCAACGCCCTTCCTGGTCCCATTGCAACCAAGATGGCCGCGTATCTCGGGTATAAAACGAAGGGCGTGCTGGGCGCTATTGTGTCTGTCCTGGCCCATATTTTGCCGACGAGCATCGCTATCATTGCGCTGCTTGGTTCCATGTACGCACTCCGCGAATCGAAAATCGTAGCAGGCATGGTGGCAGCTGTTCGCCCGGTCATTTTTGTTATGCTCGGCATGATGGCATACGAATTCGCCAAGAAAGCGTGGAAGGGACTCGGTACAACCTTTGCCGCCCTGTTCGGTGTCCTTGCATTTGTACTGCTGCAGCTGTTGGATATTCACCCCGGTATTGTGATTGCCGTCTTCCTCGGATATGGCGTCTTCCATCTGGATGTGGTTCAACGTTTCAAATCCAAACGCAATTCCGACAAGGGGGTGTCCTAA
- a CDS encoding Lrp/AsnC family transcriptional regulator produces the protein MSEKRSSKGGEIPQMHNLDAIDRKIIAALHQNSRISYTDLGAQIGLSRVAVQARINALSEKGIIERFTVVINPGKVGLQVSAFFNVDVEPLFLDEVAAKLDEEPAVTSLYHMTGPSTLHMHGIFADMEEMEQFLLEKLYKMPGIVKVESQLLLKRYKSRMGMRL, from the coding sequence ATGTCAGAAAAACGCTCCTCCAAAGGGGGAGAAATCCCGCAAATGCACAATCTGGATGCAATCGATCGTAAAATCATTGCCGCCCTTCACCAAAATAGCCGGATATCCTACACCGATCTGGGTGCACAGATCGGTTTGTCCCGTGTGGCCGTTCAGGCCCGCATCAATGCTTTATCCGAAAAGGGAATCATTGAACGATTCACCGTGGTCATCAATCCGGGCAAAGTTGGACTACAGGTCTCTGCCTTTTTCAATGTGGATGTAGAACCGCTATTCCTGGATGAAGTGGCCGCGAAACTGGACGAAGAACCCGCAGTAACAAGCCTCTATCATATGACAGGCCCGAGTACCCTGCACATGCATGGTATTTTTGCAGATATGGAAGAGATGGAGCAGTTCCTGCTGGAGAAGCTCTACAAGATGCCAGGCATCGTCAAGGTAGAATCACAGCTGTTGTTAAAACGATATAAAAGCCGAATGGGCATGAGACTCTAG
- a CDS encoding PAS domain-containing sensor histidine kinase yields MSSARENRLSGFADQPVRQLLEEIDSHITDTEFRSRLKGSLHQLSDLKFALDESSIVALTDRKGKIQYVNDKFCEISQYNREELIGQDHRIINSGYHGKNFMKNLWETISSGRVWNGEIRNRARDGSHYWVNTTIVPFLDNDGEPYQYLAVRSEVTKLKRVEAELQTMMTQVMNIQEEERRRISRELHDGIGQSLFSLVIQMDRLLADQPQSGVEALRKQVTGIMEDVRGMAWELRPSVLDDLGVVPAIRTYIENYTRHYGIEVDLECNLRKRLEMNREIAMYRIIQEALTNVAKYADVSEAHVTVEDSEEATVVKIEDRGAGFNSTTAGNGVGLFSMEERARGAGGTLVVSSEPGKGTVVTFCLPKTVH; encoded by the coding sequence TTGAGTAGCGCACGTGAAAACAGACTTAGCGGATTTGCCGATCAACCTGTGCGTCAGTTATTAGAGGAGATCGACAGTCACATTACAGATACTGAATTCCGCAGTAGACTGAAAGGTTCTCTGCACCAGCTCAGTGATCTGAAGTTTGCCCTGGATGAGTCGTCCATTGTAGCCCTCACGGACCGCAAAGGAAAGATACAGTATGTAAATGATAAATTCTGCGAAATTTCACAATATAATCGGGAAGAATTGATCGGTCAGGATCATCGGATCATTAATTCGGGTTATCACGGCAAGAACTTTATGAAAAACCTGTGGGAAACTATCTCTTCCGGAAGAGTGTGGAACGGAGAGATTCGCAACCGTGCCAGAGATGGCAGCCATTATTGGGTGAATACAACGATTGTGCCTTTTCTCGATAACGATGGTGAGCCCTATCAGTATTTGGCTGTTCGTAGTGAGGTAACCAAGTTGAAGCGGGTCGAAGCCGAGTTACAGACGATGATGACCCAGGTTATGAACATTCAGGAAGAGGAGCGGCGGCGTATCTCCCGTGAGCTGCATGACGGCATTGGACAGAGTCTCTTCTCCCTCGTCATTCAGATGGATCGTCTGCTGGCGGACCAACCTCAATCTGGTGTGGAAGCACTCCGAAAACAAGTTACGGGTATTATGGAGGATGTACGCGGCATGGCATGGGAGCTGAGACCCTCCGTACTGGATGACCTTGGTGTCGTTCCAGCCATTCGTACGTATATCGAGAACTATACCCGGCACTACGGAATTGAAGTGGATCTGGAATGTAATCTGCGAAAACGGCTTGAGATGAACCGGGAGATCGCCATGTACCGCATTATCCAGGAGGCGTTAACCAATGTGGCCAAGTACGCCGATGTGTCAGAGGCGCATGTGACGGTGGAAGATTCGGAAGAGGCAACCGTTGTGAAAATCGAGGACCGAGGCGCAGGGTTCAACAGTACGACGGCCGGTAACGGCGTTGGTCTATTTAGCATGGAGGAGCGAGCCCGCGGAGCCGGAGGTACACTTGTAGTATCTTCGGAGCCTGGCAAAGGAACTGTAGTTACCTTTTGTCTACCCAAAACTGTTCATTAA
- a CDS encoding response regulator transcription factor: MIQLLVVDDHVVVRSGLIALLDGKNDIHIVGDAADGDEAIAKAQELKPDVVLMDFSMPPGKDGLTATAELKKLMPDVSILILTMHDDEEYLFRAIHAGASGYILKSAPHEELLAAIRSVAEGSAYLYPSATKRLMSEYLDKAKHENAGPYDTLSEREKEILSWIAKGYANKEIAEHLVISVKTVESHKSNLMEKLGLRTRPELVKFAMKKGLLNFE; encoded by the coding sequence GTGATTCAATTATTGGTTGTCGATGATCATGTAGTTGTACGCTCTGGGCTGATTGCCCTGCTCGACGGAAAGAATGATATACATATTGTTGGAGACGCGGCCGATGGGGATGAAGCTATTGCCAAGGCACAAGAACTGAAGCCGGATGTGGTCTTAATGGATTTCAGCATGCCGCCAGGCAAAGATGGTCTGACCGCTACTGCTGAACTGAAGAAATTGATGCCGGATGTCTCCATTTTGATCCTGACCATGCATGACGATGAAGAATATCTGTTCCGCGCCATCCACGCGGGAGCGTCCGGATATATTCTCAAGAGCGCGCCGCATGAAGAATTACTTGCCGCTATTCGTTCCGTAGCAGAGGGTAGCGCCTATCTGTACCCAAGTGCGACCAAGCGGCTGATGAGTGAATACCTGGACAAAGCGAAACACGAGAACGCCGGACCGTATGACACGTTATCCGAGCGGGAGAAAGAGATCTTGTCCTGGATTGCCAAGGGTTACGCCAACAAGGAAATCGCTGAACATCTGGTGATCAGTGTCAAAACGGTCGAATCCCACAAAAGCAATCTGATGGAGAAGCTCGGCCTTCGAACCAGACCGGAACTGGTAAAGTTTGCGATGAAAAAGGGGTTGCTTAACTTTGAGTAG
- a CDS encoding ABC transporter substrate-binding protein, protein MTGVKSKWWAGLIILILVIGIIGCSGQAEETTENNASAPAVTEEQPATSEAETQVISTVHGDVEIPVNPQRIVTQGYLADFLALGIKPVGAPDYELESPYVLDLVEGVADIGRIDGGSVEKILALQPDLIVTVGGDEKLNEQYRKIAPTLIIPYGTYDNVHEEITAFGEIINKQKEAKDWLSQFEVKVKAAKESIQGLVKEGTTFSNFSLFGKEWYINGDGVNRGGQAIYQQLGLKAPDIVQKELIDQDKDTVAISEEKLADYAGDYIFLDLSNGGSLDEGSAVWSSLDAVKNNRVFKLDGERFWPYDPLAVEAQVQEIADMIKERFGKTEN, encoded by the coding sequence ATGACAGGGGTTAAATCAAAATGGTGGGCAGGGCTCATAATCCTTATACTCGTGATAGGAATTATTGGCTGCTCAGGCCAAGCGGAAGAAACGACAGAAAATAATGCTTCCGCACCTGCCGTAACAGAAGAACAACCAGCGACCAGCGAGGCAGAAACACAGGTCATATCGACGGTTCACGGAGACGTTGAAATCCCCGTGAATCCTCAGCGTATCGTTACGCAAGGTTACCTTGCTGATTTTCTGGCACTTGGCATCAAGCCTGTAGGTGCGCCAGATTATGAGCTGGAAAGCCCTTATGTGCTTGATCTCGTTGAGGGCGTGGCAGACATTGGCCGGATTGACGGCGGATCGGTGGAGAAAATTTTGGCACTTCAACCTGACCTGATCGTTACTGTAGGTGGAGATGAGAAACTGAATGAGCAATATCGTAAAATCGCACCCACACTCATCATCCCTTACGGAACATACGACAATGTCCATGAGGAGATCACCGCTTTTGGTGAAATCATTAACAAACAGAAGGAAGCCAAAGATTGGTTATCCCAATTCGAAGTAAAAGTGAAGGCCGCCAAAGAGTCCATTCAAGGACTGGTCAAAGAAGGCACAACCTTCTCCAACTTCAGTCTGTTCGGCAAAGAATGGTACATCAATGGGGATGGTGTCAATCGCGGTGGACAGGCCATCTATCAACAGCTCGGACTGAAAGCACCAGACATTGTACAGAAAGAGCTCATTGATCAGGATAAAGATACCGTAGCGATATCCGAGGAAAAGCTGGCAGATTACGCAGGTGATTATATCTTCCTGGATTTGTCCAACGGAGGTTCACTGGATGAGGGTTCAGCGGTCTGGTCATCCCTGGATGCCGTGAAGAACAATCGCGTGTTCAAGCTTGACGGAGAACGCTTCTGGCCCTATGATCCACTTGCCGTGGAAGCACAGGTTCAGGAAATTGCAGACATGATTAAGGAGCGTTTCGGTAAAACAGAGAACTAA